From a region of the Streptomyces sp. NBC_01454 genome:
- a CDS encoding SDR family oxidoreductase: protein MAEELPLRGRIAVVTGAARGLGEAMARALVRRGATVALLGLEEGELARVAASLPGESAHWPVDITDEAAMARTAAQVTERLGPPSVVVANAGVAAGGPFLDTAPATWRRVVEVNLLGSAVTARVFLPGLLRTHGYYLQVSSLAGIVAAPMMSAYCASKSGAEAFAHSLRAELAHRGVGVGIAYLSWADTEMIRAAEGHSAMRVLRAELPWPASTTYRVDPVAARLVHGVERRAAVVYAQPWLRAVQAVRAGLPGIITRRSRHRFARLTGRSDLTATALLGAGGKAAERTPGQGPPDGPAG, encoded by the coding sequence ATGGCCGAAGAACTGCCCCTGCGCGGGCGCATCGCCGTGGTCACCGGCGCCGCCCGTGGCCTGGGCGAGGCCATGGCGCGTGCCCTCGTACGACGGGGAGCCACGGTGGCCCTGCTCGGGCTGGAGGAGGGCGAACTCGCCCGCGTGGCGGCATCGCTGCCCGGCGAGAGCGCGCACTGGCCGGTGGACATCACCGACGAGGCCGCGATGGCACGGACGGCCGCCCAGGTGACCGAACGCCTCGGCCCACCGTCCGTGGTGGTCGCCAACGCCGGAGTGGCGGCGGGCGGGCCCTTCCTGGATACCGCCCCCGCGACGTGGCGTCGCGTCGTGGAGGTCAATCTGCTGGGCAGCGCGGTCACCGCCCGTGTGTTCCTCCCCGGCCTGTTGCGTACGCACGGCTACTACTTGCAGGTCTCCTCGCTGGCGGGGATCGTCGCCGCACCGATGATGTCGGCGTACTGCGCCTCCAAGTCGGGGGCCGAGGCGTTCGCGCACTCCCTGCGTGCGGAGCTGGCGCACCGCGGGGTGGGAGTGGGGATCGCCTATCTCAGCTGGGCCGACACGGAGATGATCCGAGCCGCCGAGGGCCACTCGGCCATGCGGGTGCTGCGCGCCGAGCTGCCGTGGCCCGCCTCGACGACGTATCGAGTGGACCCGGTGGCCGCCCGTCTGGTCCACGGCGTCGAGCGCCGCGCCGCCGTCGTCTACGCCCAGCCCTGGCTGCGGGCCGTCCAGGCCGTGCGGGCGGGCCTGCCGGGGATCATCACGCGCCGTTCCCGGCATCGGTTCGCGCGCCTCACCGGCCGCTCCGACCTCACGGCGACCGCTCTGCTCGGAGCGGGTGGCAAGGCGGCGGAGAGGACACCTGGACAGGGGCCTCCCGACGGCCCGGCCGGCTGA
- a CDS encoding TetR/AcrR family transcriptional regulator: MNNAAPAPARTRGRPRGNPPTRESIVPVARALFLEHGYRSTTLRAVAQAAGVDPALISYHFGSKKGLFADVMQFQCANALAVDDVLGGDPSTLPERLVDAVTDLWEDADFRLLTARNDEAAEAVREYLEHELLGRLVEFLGGRDATARATAVVTILGGLIYTRYLNPLPTPSALTPSQARHVLAPALHAALAPRPRTGAVRRN, from the coding sequence ATGAATAACGCCGCCCCTGCCCCCGCCCGCACCCGAGGCCGCCCGCGCGGCAATCCGCCGACCCGCGAGTCGATCGTCCCGGTGGCCCGGGCGCTGTTCCTGGAACACGGCTACCGAAGCACCACGCTGCGTGCGGTGGCCCAAGCAGCCGGCGTCGACCCGGCCCTGATCTCGTACCACTTCGGTTCCAAGAAAGGCCTGTTCGCGGACGTGATGCAGTTCCAGTGCGCCAATGCGCTGGCGGTGGACGACGTCCTCGGCGGCGATCCGTCCACCCTCCCCGAGCGGCTGGTCGACGCGGTGACGGACCTGTGGGAGGACGCCGACTTCCGTCTGCTCACCGCTCGGAACGACGAAGCCGCCGAGGCGGTCCGCGAATACCTGGAACACGAGCTGCTGGGCCGTCTCGTTGAATTTCTCGGCGGCCGGGACGCCACCGCCCGCGCCACGGCGGTGGTGACGATCCTCGGGGGACTCATCTACACCCGCTACCTCAACCCCCTCCCCACCCCCTCGGCGCTCACCCCGTCCCAGGCCCGCCATGTCCTCGCCCCGGCCCTGCACGCGGCACTGGCCCCGAGGCCACGCACCGGGGCGGTTCGCCGGAACTAG
- a CDS encoding phytoene desaturase family protein, with translation MPDAVVIGAGPNGLVAANLLADDGWTVEVLEAQPEPGGAVRSDRGVHPDYVNDLCSSFYPLAAASPVLRALRLEEEGLAWSHAPRVLAHPLRDGRCALLERNVQDTARALDGFAAGDGAAWRELCEVWDRVGNDLIAALFTPFPPVRAGARLLARLRGAGGLRLARTMLLPVRRLGEEEFRGEAGRLLLAGNALHADLAPEAAGSGGLGWLMSMLGQSVGFPVPAGGAGALTDALVRRLERRGGVVRCNERVVEIVVRGGRAVAVRTAGGETVPAGRAVMADVSVPALYGELLDARYVPGRLLADLRRFQWDFATFKVDWALGDKVPWTAEDAATAGTVHLADGVDGLTRFASQLAMGQVPDRPFALLGQMTTADATRSPAGTESAWAYTHVPHHVRGDAGDDGLTGEWNEAEQQAMADRMEHQVERYAPGFRSRIRARRILAPPTLQAMNANLHGGSINGGTTALHQQLVFRPTPGTGRPETPVNGLYLASAGAHPGGGVHGAPGANAARAALRTWSASGVLSRTQRLLARRDRRGMRTDRSVHETSRRTSAG, from the coding sequence ATGCCCGACGCGGTGGTGATCGGCGCCGGCCCCAATGGCCTGGTCGCCGCGAACCTGCTGGCGGACGACGGGTGGACGGTCGAGGTGCTGGAGGCCCAGCCGGAGCCGGGCGGCGCGGTCCGCAGTGACCGCGGAGTCCACCCCGACTACGTCAACGACCTGTGCAGCTCGTTCTATCCGCTGGCCGCCGCTTCACCGGTGCTCAGGGCGCTCCGCCTCGAAGAAGAAGGGCTCGCCTGGAGCCATGCGCCCCGGGTCCTCGCTCACCCCTTGCGGGACGGCCGGTGCGCGCTCCTGGAGCGGAACGTGCAGGACACCGCCCGTGCCCTGGACGGTTTCGCCGCCGGCGACGGCGCGGCCTGGCGCGAGCTGTGCGAGGTCTGGGACCGCGTCGGGAACGACCTCATCGCCGCCCTGTTCACGCCCTTCCCTCCGGTGCGCGCCGGGGCCCGGCTCCTGGCCCGGCTGCGCGGGGCAGGTGGACTGCGTCTGGCGCGGACGATGCTGCTGCCGGTACGACGCCTGGGCGAGGAGGAATTCCGCGGCGAGGCCGGCCGGTTGCTGCTCGCCGGCAACGCCCTGCACGCCGACCTCGCCCCGGAGGCGGCGGGCAGCGGCGGCTTGGGCTGGCTGATGTCGATGCTCGGCCAGTCCGTCGGCTTCCCCGTCCCGGCCGGCGGTGCCGGAGCGCTCACCGATGCCCTGGTGCGGCGGCTGGAGCGGCGCGGCGGCGTGGTGCGGTGCAACGAACGTGTCGTCGAGATCGTGGTGCGCGGTGGCCGTGCCGTGGCGGTGCGCACGGCCGGCGGCGAGACGGTCCCGGCCGGGCGGGCCGTCATGGCGGACGTCTCCGTACCCGCCCTGTACGGCGAACTCCTCGACGCCCGGTACGTTCCCGGCCGGCTCCTCGCGGATCTGCGCCGGTTCCAGTGGGACTTCGCCACCTTCAAGGTCGACTGGGCACTTGGGGACAAGGTGCCCTGGACCGCCGAGGACGCGGCCACCGCGGGCACCGTGCACCTGGCCGACGGGGTCGACGGCCTGACCCGCTTCGCCTCCCAACTCGCCATGGGACAGGTGCCGGACCGGCCCTTCGCGCTGCTCGGACAGATGACCACCGCCGATGCCACGCGCTCGCCGGCCGGCACGGAATCCGCCTGGGCCTACACCCACGTACCGCATCACGTCCGCGGCGACGCCGGCGACGACGGCCTGACGGGGGAGTGGAACGAGGCCGAGCAGCAGGCCATGGCCGATCGCATGGAACACCAGGTGGAGCGTTACGCACCCGGATTCCGCTCCCGGATCCGGGCCCGCCGGATCCTCGCGCCGCCCACTCTGCAGGCCATGAACGCCAACCTGCACGGCGGCTCGATCAATGGCGGCACCACCGCCCTCCACCAGCAACTCGTCTTCCGCCCGACACCCGGGACCGGGCGCCCCGAGACCCCCGTCAACGGCCTGTACCTGGCCTCGGCCGGCGCCCACCCCGGCGGCGGGGTGCACGGCGCACCGGGCGCCAACGCCGCACGCGCGGCCCTGCGCACCTGGTCGGCGAGCGGCGTACTCAGCCGCACCCAGCGCCTGCTCGCCCGCCGCGACCGAAGGGGCATGCGCACGGACCGTTCCGTTCATGAGACGTCACGGCGCACATCCGCAGGCTGA
- a CDS encoding SDR family oxidoreductase: MAAEENGARETGRRVEFDRVVRTHPYRRFWLSKKALPHMPKGSCIINNSASVRAHKPSPRLLDHAMAKGAFVTCTQGLARRLASDGNRVHAVAPGPVWTPLIPATLPDTVAAGGAEPAPASASPACEAAAVHALPTPGGSRINVSHERTFGAIPALAEPRARSFRFSGHGPCRERHRQPPG, from the coding sequence CTGGCGGCCGAGGAGAACGGGGCGCGAGAGACGGGGCGACGGGTCGAGTTCGACCGGGTGGTGCGAACGCACCCGTACAGGAGGTTCTGGCTGTCGAAGAAGGCGCTGCCCCACATGCCCAAGGGCAGCTGCATCATCAACAACTCCGCGTCCGTGCGGGCCCACAAGCCGAGCCCGCGCCTGCTCGATCACGCCATGGCGAAGGGCGCCTTCGTCACCTGCACGCAGGGGCTCGCGCGGAGGCTCGCCTCGGACGGCAACCGCGTCCACGCGGTCGCACCCGGACCCGTCTGGACGCCCCTCATCCCGGCGACGCTGCCCGATACCGTCGCGGCCGGGGGCGCAGAGCCCGCCCCCGCCTCGGCCTCGCCGGCCTGTGAGGCAGCTGCCGTGCACGCCTTGCCGACGCCCGGGGGAAGCAGGATAAATGTAAGTCATGAGCGGACATTCGGGGCGATTCCGGCGTTGGCTGAGCCGCGCGCCCGGTCGTTCCGCTTTTCCGGGCACGGCCCCTGCCGGGAGCGACACCGGCAACCGCCGGGGTGA
- a CDS encoding SpoIIE family protein phosphatase — protein MSGHSGRFRRWLSRAPGRSAFPGTAPAGSDTGNRRGDPSTEAGEGQRIRRSWVTRSVAREVFLLQLVLVVLLVAAAVVAFVVQTQRDIMTDARHRTLAAAESFAHSWGLQQALNSADPTAKLQPLAEEARKASGVDALIVYKLDGITLTHSDPRQIGKHVIGPYAEAARGKPFTRTFQGALGLSVISAAPVKDASGRVIAIVAAPVTVEKVQKSVHRQLPLFLGTAVVALALAGGGAGLVSRRLRRQTHGLGPAEMTRMYEHHDAVLHAVREGVLIVGHNGRLVLANDEARRLLDLPADAEGRPVDDLGLDHSTAELLASDRIATDEVHLAQDRLLAVNKRSTSPYGTHQGSVVTLRDTTELRWLSGRAEVARERLRLLYDAGVRIGSTLNVARTAEELAQVAVPRFADIVTVALQDPVLRGEEPTEAGTDMRRTAIAGLTPDHPLYPVDELLTCVPGTSAAASADQAGATVEPDLAGSSAWRSQDPERAQRILDHGVHSLAVVPLRARGVVLGMVNFWRSGSSAPFDDEDLSFAEELTGRAAVGIDNARRYTRERTMAMTLQRSLMPRGLPDQDALEVAHRYLPAQAGVGGDWFDVIPLPGARVALVVGDVVGHGLHAAATMGRLRIAVHNFSALDLSPDELLGHLDELVTHIDVQDEDAEEAPAITGATCLYVVYDAVSGRVTAATAGHLPPAVAYPDGRVEFLHSPVSPPLGLGTGLPFETAELSLPEGSRLVLYTDGLVEDRNRDLDAGLETLRATLAGPDRTPEATCATVMRALLPARSADDVALLVARTRRLDPAHVAEWEVPRDPAAVGPVRNACVRQLAEWGLQPLAFGTELILSELITNAIRHGAEPIHVRLLHTRTLICEVSDGSSTSPHIRQAKDTDEEGRGLFLVAQFAEQWGTRYSPRGKTIWAAQAIGSDAPPPEEEPPDRGGRVG, from the coding sequence ATGAGCGGACATTCGGGGCGATTCCGGCGTTGGCTGAGCCGCGCGCCCGGTCGTTCCGCTTTTCCGGGCACGGCCCCTGCCGGGAGCGACACCGGCAACCGCCGGGGTGACCCCTCCACGGAGGCTGGAGAGGGGCAGCGCATACGGCGCTCGTGGGTGACACGCAGCGTCGCCCGGGAGGTCTTCCTCCTCCAGTTGGTGCTCGTGGTGCTGCTCGTCGCGGCGGCAGTGGTGGCCTTCGTCGTGCAGACCCAGCGGGACATCATGACCGACGCCCGGCACCGGACGCTCGCCGCCGCGGAGTCCTTCGCGCACTCCTGGGGGCTCCAGCAGGCCCTGAACAGCGCCGATCCGACCGCGAAGCTCCAGCCGCTCGCCGAGGAGGCCCGGAAGGCCTCCGGCGTCGACGCCCTCATCGTGTACAAGCTCGACGGGATCACCCTCACCCACAGCGACCCGCGGCAGATCGGCAAGCACGTCATCGGCCCGTATGCCGAGGCCGCCCGGGGCAAGCCCTTCACCAGGACCTTCCAGGGCGCCCTGGGCCTCTCCGTGATCTCCGCGGCCCCCGTCAAGGACGCCTCGGGCAGGGTCATCGCCATCGTCGCCGCACCGGTCACGGTGGAGAAGGTGCAGAAGTCGGTCCACCGGCAGCTGCCGCTCTTCCTGGGCACCGCGGTCGTGGCGCTGGCACTCGCGGGAGGAGGCGCGGGGCTGGTGAGCCGTCGACTGCGCCGGCAGACCCACGGCCTGGGGCCGGCCGAGATGACCCGGATGTACGAGCATCACGACGCCGTCCTGCACGCGGTGCGGGAGGGCGTTCTCATCGTCGGCCACAACGGGCGACTGGTGCTGGCCAACGACGAGGCACGACGGCTGCTGGACCTGCCGGCCGACGCGGAGGGACGCCCCGTCGACGACCTGGGGCTGGACCACAGCACCGCCGAACTCCTGGCGTCGGACCGGATCGCCACCGACGAGGTGCACCTGGCCCAGGACAGACTGCTGGCCGTCAACAAGCGGTCCACCAGCCCGTACGGCACCCACCAGGGCAGCGTGGTGACCCTGCGCGACACCACCGAACTGAGGTGGCTGTCAGGGCGCGCCGAGGTGGCGCGGGAGCGGTTGCGGCTCCTCTACGACGCCGGCGTACGGATCGGCTCCACGCTGAACGTCGCGCGCACCGCCGAGGAACTGGCGCAGGTGGCGGTCCCCCGGTTCGCCGATATCGTCACCGTCGCGCTGCAGGACCCGGTCCTGAGGGGCGAGGAGCCGACCGAGGCAGGTACCGACATGCGCCGGACGGCCATCGCCGGCCTGACGCCGGACCATCCGCTGTACCCCGTGGACGAGCTGCTCACGTGCGTCCCGGGCACCTCGGCGGCGGCGAGCGCGGACCAGGCCGGCGCGACGGTGGAGCCGGACCTGGCGGGCTCGTCCGCCTGGCGGTCCCAGGACCCGGAACGCGCCCAGCGCATCCTGGACCACGGGGTGCATTCCCTGGCGGTCGTACCGCTGCGCGCCCGGGGGGTGGTGCTGGGGATGGTGAACTTCTGGCGGTCGGGAAGCTCCGCTCCGTTCGACGACGAGGACCTGTCCTTCGCCGAGGAACTGACGGGGCGGGCCGCGGTGGGGATCGACAACGCCCGGCGCTACACCCGCGAGCGCACGATGGCGATGACGCTCCAGCGCAGTCTGATGCCCCGCGGCCTGCCGGACCAGGACGCCCTGGAGGTGGCGCACCGCTATCTGCCCGCCCAGGCGGGCGTGGGCGGGGACTGGTTCGACGTCATCCCGCTGCCCGGCGCCCGGGTGGCGCTGGTCGTCGGCGACGTGGTCGGACACGGCCTGCACGCGGCGGCCACCATGGGCCGGCTGCGCATCGCCGTGCACAACTTCTCGGCCCTGGACCTCTCCCCCGACGAGCTGCTGGGCCACCTGGACGAGCTGGTGACCCATATCGACGTCCAGGACGAGGACGCCGAGGAGGCGCCGGCGATCACCGGCGCCACCTGTCTGTACGTCGTGTATGACGCCGTCTCCGGACGGGTCACCGCGGCCACGGCCGGCCATCTGCCGCCGGCCGTGGCCTACCCCGACGGGAGGGTGGAGTTCCTGCACTCGCCGGTCTCCCCGCCGCTGGGGCTGGGCACCGGGCTGCCCTTCGAGACCGCTGAACTGTCGCTGCCGGAGGGCTCCCGGCTGGTGCTCTACACCGACGGGCTGGTCGAGGACCGCAACCGCGACCTGGACGCGGGACTGGAAACTCTGCGCGCGACCCTCGCCGGGCCGGACCGTACGCCGGAGGCCACCTGCGCCACCGTCATGCGCGCGCTGCTGCCCGCCCGGTCGGCCGACGATGTCGCGCTGCTGGTGGCCCGGACCCGGCGGCTGGACCCGGCACACGTCGCCGAGTGGGAGGTGCCCCGCGACCCGGCGGCGGTGGGCCCGGTCCGTAACGCCTGCGTCCGCCAGTTGGCTGAGTGGGGTCTGCAGCCCCTCGCCTTCGGCACCGAACTCATCCTCAGCGAACTGATCACCAACGCCATCCGCCACGGTGCCGAGCCCATCCACGTGCGGCTCCTGCACACCCGCACCCTGATCTGCGAGGTCTCCGACGGCAGCAGCACCTCCCCGCACATCCGCCAGGCGAAGGACACCGACGAAGAGGGCCGCGGTCTCTTCCTGGTGGCGCAGTTCGCCGAGCAGTGGGGCACCCGCTACTCTCCCAGGGGCAAGACGATCTGGGCCGCTCAGGCGATCGGCTCCGACGCCCCGCCCCCGGAAGAGGAGCCGCCGGACCGAGGGGGCAGAGTAGGCTAA
- a CDS encoding SDR family oxidoreductase, which produces MTDTRKTALVVGASRTLGLALAAEYLRRGWDVIGTVRGSRRTGLHDLAEASDGRLTIESLEMTEPEQISALRDRLARRTLDLLFVNAAITRGDIPIGEVPTDMFTEVMITNALSPMRVVESLRPLVTPTGTIGVMSSDQGSIALNTEGGQDLYRASKSALNQLMRSYAARNAEDTRTLLLIDPGWVRTELGGPDADLSVEESIPGVAETIERHRGKPGLRFLDYQGQVVPW; this is translated from the coding sequence ATGACCGACACCCGCAAGACCGCGCTCGTCGTCGGGGCCTCCCGGACCCTGGGCCTCGCACTCGCCGCCGAGTACCTCCGCCGTGGCTGGGACGTCATCGGCACGGTCCGCGGCAGCCGGCGCACCGGCCTCCACGACCTGGCCGAGGCGTCCGACGGGCGACTGACCATTGAGTCGCTGGAGATGACCGAGCCGGAGCAGATCTCGGCACTGCGCGACCGACTGGCACGGCGCACCCTCGACCTGCTCTTCGTCAACGCCGCCATCACGCGCGGCGATATCCCGATCGGCGAGGTCCCGACGGATATGTTCACCGAGGTCATGATCACCAACGCACTCAGCCCGATGCGCGTCGTGGAGTCCCTCCGCCCACTGGTCACACCGACCGGGACCATCGGCGTGATGTCCTCCGACCAGGGAAGCATCGCTCTGAACACCGAGGGCGGGCAGGACCTGTACAGAGCCAGCAAGTCGGCACTGAACCAGCTGATGCGCAGCTATGCCGCCCGCAATGCCGAGGACACGCGGACGCTGCTGCTCATCGACCCTGGCTGGGTGCGCACCGAACTCGGCGGGCCTGACGCCGATCTCAGCGTGGAGGAGAGCATCCCCGGGGTCGCGGAGACGATCGAGCGCCATCGAGGGAAGCCCGGTCTCCGGTTTCTCGACTACCAGGGGCAGGTCGTTCCCTGGTAG
- a CDS encoding COG4705 family protein — MPEPKVLTDIDVAGTDRYVLRKLPEVTLAFWVMKVAATTLGETAGDLFAQTLKLGYFLTTIALFLIFVVTLVVQLRSRRYNPFFYWTVILSTSMAGTTMSDFMNRDASAKFLTGGAKSLGWGPQGLGLGYPTGAALLISLLLVIFVIWKCTGLTFAIRDIVTFRAEALFWAAILVSNTLGTSMGDFLSDSSGLGYAGGALLVTGVLAVLVGLMRVPAVPNVVLFWIAFVLTRPLGATAGDFLTKPLAKGGLDLGTAGSSAVLLAVLIGLMGYAHVQERRTAAPKDTTLTGAS; from the coding sequence TTGCCTGAGCCCAAAGTCCTGACCGACATCGACGTCGCCGGCACCGACAGGTACGTGCTGCGGAAGCTGCCGGAGGTCACGCTGGCCTTCTGGGTCATGAAGGTCGCCGCGACAACCCTCGGCGAGACGGCCGGCGACCTCTTCGCCCAGACACTCAAGCTCGGCTACTTCCTGACCACCATCGCGCTGTTCCTGATCTTCGTGGTCACCCTGGTCGTCCAGCTCCGGTCCCGGCGCTACAACCCCTTCTTCTACTGGACCGTCATCCTGTCCACGAGCATGGCCGGCACCACGATGTCCGACTTCATGAACCGGGACGCCAGCGCCAAGTTCCTCACCGGCGGCGCGAAGTCGCTCGGCTGGGGACCGCAGGGCCTGGGGCTGGGCTACCCCACCGGGGCCGCCCTCTTGATCTCGCTGTTGCTCGTCATCTTCGTCATCTGGAAGTGCACCGGGCTGACGTTCGCCATCCGCGACATCGTCACCTTCCGTGCGGAGGCCCTCTTTTGGGCAGCGATCCTCGTATCGAACACGCTCGGCACCTCGATGGGTGACTTCCTCTCGGACAGCTCCGGACTCGGTTACGCGGGCGGCGCCCTGCTCGTCACCGGTGTGCTCGCCGTACTCGTCGGCCTGATGCGGGTGCCCGCCGTGCCGAACGTCGTGTTGTTCTGGATCGCGTTCGTACTCACCCGCCCCCTCGGGGCCACGGCCGGCGACTTCCTCACCAAGCCGCTCGCCAAGGGCGGCCTCGACCTCGGCACGGCGGGTTCGTCGGCCGTACTCCTCGCGGTCCTCATCGGCCTCATGGGCTACGCCCACGTACAGGAGCGCCGCACCGCCGCCCCGAAGGACACGACCCTGACGGGCGCCTCCTGA
- a CDS encoding NAD(P)-dependent oxidoreductase, protein MRIAVFGAAGPTGRHLTDQALAAGHEVVAVTRRPGSLSSRTGLAVAVADATDQAAVDAAIGGTDAVLSALGARFSKGPISTYSASAAVITEAMARHGVKRLLAISSSIADPHWRPTGAHFFNHVLDPLVNRRLGRTLHEDMRRMEEVIRETDLDWTLVRPSGLFDHPVVTDFHTAETSADGVFTARADVAASMLRELVERRYVRTAMGVITTAVKPNIAKLIWNEGVKKR, encoded by the coding sequence ATGCGTATCGCAGTCTTCGGCGCAGCCGGACCGACCGGCCGCCACCTCACCGACCAGGCGCTCGCCGCCGGCCACGAAGTCGTCGCCGTGACCCGCCGACCCGGCTCGCTCAGTTCCCGTACGGGCCTCGCCGTGGCCGTCGCGGACGCCACCGACCAGGCGGCCGTCGACGCCGCGATCGGCGGGACGGACGCCGTCCTGTCCGCGCTGGGCGCACGCTTCAGCAAGGGGCCCATCAGCACGTACTCGGCGAGCGCCGCCGTCATCACCGAGGCCATGGCCCGCCACGGCGTCAAGCGGCTGCTCGCCATCAGCTCCAGCATCGCCGACCCGCACTGGCGCCCCACCGGTGCGCACTTCTTCAACCATGTGCTCGACCCACTGGTGAACCGGCGCCTGGGCCGCACGCTCCACGAAGACATGCGGCGCATGGAGGAAGTGATCCGTGAGACGGACCTCGACTGGACCCTCGTCCGTCCCTCGGGGCTCTTCGACCATCCGGTCGTCACCGACTTCCACACCGCGGAGACGAGCGCGGACGGCGTCTTCACCGCCCGTGCCGACGTTGCCGCGAGCATGCTGCGCGAACTGGTGGAACGGCGCTACGTCCGTACGGCCATGGGCGTGATCACCACCGCCGTCAAGCCGAACATCGCCAAGCTCATCTGGAACGAAGGGGTGAAGAAGAGGTGA
- a CDS encoding SRPBCC family protein produces MAVRHQLIKRAPDAVWAVLADPSRYADWVVGTARSRPDEGVWPEPGSTLAYTVRVGPWTLNGHTTVRRCDPPRELELEVDSGSLGTARIAIDVRPWGEHTLVIVDEHPLTGPGGVLHNAALDAFLQLRHRSMLSRLATVVENSPRERSARH; encoded by the coding sequence ATGGCTGTGAGGCATCAGCTGATCAAGAGGGCTCCGGACGCGGTCTGGGCGGTCCTCGCCGACCCCTCCCGTTACGCGGACTGGGTCGTCGGCACGGCACGTTCACGGCCCGATGAAGGGGTCTGGCCCGAGCCGGGCTCCACCCTCGCGTACACCGTCCGCGTCGGGCCCTGGACGCTGAACGGTCACACCACCGTCCGCCGCTGCGACCCGCCCCGGGAGCTGGAACTGGAAGTCGACAGCGGCTCGCTGGGCACCGCCCGGATCGCCATCGACGTCCGCCCGTGGGGCGAGCACACCCTCGTCATCGTCGACGAGCACCCCCTGACCGGGCCCGGCGGGGTGCTGCACAACGCGGCCCTGGACGCCTTCCTCCAGCTGCGCCACCGCAGCATGCTGAGCCGGCTCGCCACGGTGGTCGAGAACTCTCCACGGGAGCGCAGCGCCAGACACTGA
- a CDS encoding LysR family transcriptional regulator, with protein MDLDLRKLRYFVAVAEHRHFGRAAQALFLAQPVLSRQIRAFEQELGSLLFTRTTRSVELTPAGRQLYEEARRITTVVEAALRRVHEADRGAQRLVVAFSPGLHVSDAIRAFTASHPDVEIDVFPLRWWEQDAPLRDGRAHVGYLRRPFDDAGLHTVPIGHETKVACLPVTHPLAGRHTLTSTDLDGESILDVRTRRTSSLEEKFELIASGQRIALVPLSVAGSYSRPDLVYLSVTDALPVETCLAAPESSAAGPVQDFLGIATTTLRRHSGDAGREAAGTANPASNGNGRHSRKPAPAPSAD; from the coding sequence CTGGATTTGGATCTGCGGAAGCTCCGCTATTTCGTCGCGGTGGCCGAGCATCGGCACTTCGGCCGGGCGGCACAGGCGCTGTTCCTCGCGCAGCCGGTCCTCAGTCGGCAAATCCGCGCGTTCGAGCAGGAGTTGGGGTCCCTGCTGTTCACGCGGACCACGCGCAGCGTTGAACTGACCCCCGCGGGGCGGCAGTTGTACGAGGAGGCGCGAAGGATCACCACGGTGGTGGAGGCGGCCCTGCGGCGCGTGCACGAGGCGGACCGGGGCGCGCAGCGGCTCGTCGTCGCCTTCTCGCCCGGCCTGCATGTATCGGACGCGATCCGGGCGTTCACGGCGAGCCACCCAGATGTCGAGATCGATGTCTTTCCGCTGCGCTGGTGGGAGCAGGATGCCCCGCTTCGTGACGGCCGCGCGCACGTCGGATACCTCCGGCGCCCCTTCGACGACGCGGGGCTGCACACCGTCCCCATCGGCCACGAGACCAAGGTCGCGTGCCTGCCCGTGACGCATCCGCTGGCCGGCCGTCACACACTCACGTCGACCGATCTCGACGGTGAGTCGATCCTCGACGTCAGGACACGGCGTACGTCCTCACTGGAGGAAAAGTTCGAGCTCATCGCCTCCGGACAGCGCATCGCACTCGTCCCTCTCAGCGTCGCCGGCTCGTACTCCCGCCCCGACCTCGTCTATCTGTCCGTCACCGATGCCCTCCCGGTCGAGACGTGCCTGGCGGCACCGGAGAGCAGCGCCGCGGGCCCCGTGCAGGACTTCCTGGGCATCGCCACCACAACACTGCGCCGGCACTCCGGCGATGCGGGGAGGGAGGCGGCCGGGACCGCGAACCCGGCGTCCAACGGCAACGGCCGCCACAGCCGGAAGCCGGCACCCGCGCCGTCCGCAGACTGA